One genomic segment of Dysosmobacter sp. Marseille-Q4140 includes these proteins:
- a CDS encoding IS1182 family transposase, with amino-acid sequence MESEVGWMQLKLHMVTIEDLVPQEHFLRKLEAALDLSFLYRETEKLYSRRYGRPPIDPVMLVKYLLVGYLYGIPSERQIEQRIQTDVALRWYLGLDLLDRVPDHSTISQLRRRKPSFRKVFRRLFEEVVEQCVSKGLASGRLVATDSTHVKANASPASEHLVEAVQKPGAYWERLDAYEEEALEELDRRTQAGKTGRKRRQKGRSRQVKSPLRYDRKWASRTDPESGHLNRPGKPKGPHYLSHQTVDCDHGIILDVAVTSGEVNDAVPYLRQIEHIHREILPVRAAVADAAYDLPLFHRVLRDHGIRFYVRPMPRSAAALGGAPGSPFLYDEENDLYTCPGGKALRLRNLNRSVGGLHWVYFADRSDCAACPLKEQCVGKGRAKRLERSYFWREIREDLRELDSPTYQRALRKRQIWSEGTFAAQKWGHRLGRLLRRGREAAEDHCLLSATALNLKRMIKWTV; translated from the coding sequence ATGGAATCGGAGGTGGGGTGGATGCAACTGAAGCTGCACATGGTGACCATCGAGGACCTGGTGCCCCAGGAACACTTCCTTCGAAAATTGGAGGCGGCACTGGACCTTTCCTTCCTATATCGTGAGACGGAAAAGCTGTACAGCCGCCGGTACGGCCGGCCACCCATCGACCCGGTGATGCTGGTAAAGTACCTGCTGGTGGGATACCTGTACGGCATCCCGTCGGAGCGGCAGATCGAGCAGCGCATCCAGACCGATGTGGCCCTGCGGTGGTATCTGGGACTGGATCTGCTGGATCGGGTTCCGGATCACAGCACCATCTCGCAGCTTCGCAGACGGAAACCATCCTTCCGGAAGGTGTTCCGGCGGCTGTTTGAGGAAGTGGTGGAGCAGTGCGTGAGCAAAGGTCTGGCAAGCGGGCGGCTGGTGGCGACGGACTCCACCCACGTGAAGGCAAACGCGTCCCCGGCCTCGGAGCACCTGGTGGAGGCGGTGCAGAAGCCGGGGGCGTATTGGGAGCGGCTGGACGCGTATGAGGAAGAAGCGCTGGAGGAACTGGACCGGAGGACCCAGGCGGGAAAGACGGGCAGGAAACGGAGACAGAAGGGACGGAGCAGGCAGGTCAAAAGCCCTCTTCGGTACGACCGGAAATGGGCCAGCCGCACGGATCCGGAGTCGGGGCACTTGAACCGTCCCGGAAAGCCAAAGGGGCCCCATTATCTGTCTCATCAGACGGTGGACTGCGATCACGGCATCATCCTGGATGTGGCGGTGACCTCCGGGGAAGTGAACGACGCGGTGCCATATCTGAGGCAGATCGAGCATATCCATCGGGAGATCCTCCCCGTCCGGGCGGCCGTGGCGGATGCGGCCTACGATCTTCCGCTGTTCCACCGGGTGCTGCGGGACCACGGCATCCGCTTTTATGTCCGGCCCATGCCCCGCTCCGCGGCGGCCCTGGGCGGAGCTCCCGGGTCTCCCTTTCTCTACGATGAGGAGAACGATCTCTATACCTGTCCCGGCGGAAAGGCGCTGCGGCTGCGGAACCTCAACCGCAGCGTGGGCGGACTGCACTGGGTGTATTTCGCGGACAGGAGCGACTGCGCCGCCTGTCCCTTGAAAGAGCAATGCGTGGGAAAGGGACGGGCCAAACGCCTGGAACGCAGCTACTTCTGGAGAGAGATCCGGGAGGATCTGAGGGAGTTGGACAGCCCGACGTACCAGAGGGCCTTGCGCAAGCGGCAGATCTGGAGCGAGGGGACTTTTGCAGCACAGAAGTGGGGGCACAGGTTGGGGCGGCTCCTGCGGCGAGGACGAGAGGCAGCGGAAGACCACTGCCTCTTGTCAGCGACCGCATTGAACCTGAAGCGGATGATCAAATGGACCGTGTGA
- the eno gene encoding phosphopyruvate hydratase: MKQILEIVDVLGREILDSRGNPTVEVEVYLEDGTMGRAAVPSGASTGIYEACELRDGDKGRYNGKGVENAVKNVNTEIAECLIGMNVLDQVAIDKAMIELDGTPNKSRLGANAILGASLACAKAAAESLGTSLYNYIGGVNAKQLPVPMMNILNGGAHATNNVEIQEFMIMPVSAPSFREALRRCAEVFHALKTVLKENGTPAAGVGDEGGYAPNLKKDEDALKVIVAAVEKAGYKPGEDFMIAIDAASSEWWDEEQKLYIQPKSGRKLTQQQLVNMWKKFADNYPIISLEDGMAETDWEGWAMLTKAIGSRVQLVGDDLFVTNVERLATGIEKGVANSILIKVNQIGTLTETLDAIQMANRAGYTAIVSHRSGETEDATIADIAVALNAGQIKTGAPSRTDRVAKYNQLLRIEEELGDAAQYPGKKAFFNLK, from the coding sequence ATGAAACAAATTCTTGAGATCGTCGACGTCCTGGGCCGGGAGATCCTGGACAGCCGCGGCAACCCCACCGTTGAGGTCGAGGTGTACCTGGAGGACGGCACCATGGGCCGCGCCGCCGTGCCCTCCGGCGCCTCCACCGGCATCTATGAGGCCTGCGAGCTGCGGGACGGCGACAAGGGCCGCTACAACGGCAAGGGCGTGGAGAACGCCGTGAAGAACGTCAACACCGAGATCGCCGAGTGCCTGATCGGCATGAACGTGCTGGACCAGGTGGCCATCGACAAGGCCATGATCGAGCTGGACGGCACCCCCAACAAGTCCCGCTTGGGCGCCAACGCCATCCTGGGCGCCTCCCTGGCCTGCGCCAAGGCCGCTGCCGAGAGCCTGGGCACCAGCCTGTACAACTATATTGGCGGCGTCAACGCCAAGCAGCTGCCCGTTCCCATGATGAACATCCTCAACGGCGGCGCCCACGCCACCAACAACGTGGAGATCCAGGAGTTCATGATCATGCCCGTCTCCGCCCCCTCCTTCCGGGAGGCCCTGCGCCGCTGCGCCGAGGTGTTCCACGCCCTCAAGACCGTCCTGAAGGAGAACGGCACCCCCGCCGCCGGCGTGGGCGACGAGGGCGGCTACGCCCCCAACCTGAAGAAGGACGAGGACGCCCTGAAGGTCATCGTGGCCGCCGTGGAGAAGGCTGGCTACAAGCCCGGCGAGGACTTCATGATCGCCATTGACGCCGCTTCTTCCGAGTGGTGGGATGAGGAGCAGAAGCTCTATATCCAGCCCAAGTCCGGCCGCAAGCTGACCCAGCAGCAGCTGGTGAACATGTGGAAGAAGTTCGCCGACAACTATCCCATCATCTCCCTGGAGGACGGCATGGCCGAGACCGACTGGGAGGGCTGGGCCATGCTGACCAAGGCCATCGGCAGCCGCGTCCAGCTGGTGGGCGACGACCTGTTCGTCACCAACGTGGAGCGCCTGGCCACCGGCATTGAGAAGGGCGTTGCCAACTCCATCCTGATCAAGGTCAACCAGATCGGCACCCTGACCGAGACCCTGGACGCCATCCAGATGGCCAACCGTGCCGGCTACACCGCCATCGTCTCTCACCGCTCCGGCGAGACCGAGGACGCCACCATCGCCGACATCGCCGTGGCCCTGAACGCCGGTCAGATCAAGACCGGCGCTCCCAGCCGCACCGACCGCGTGGCCAAGTACAACCAGCTGCTGCGCATCGAGGAGGAGCTGGGCGACGCCGCTCAGTATCCCGGCAAGAAGGCCTTCTTCAACCTGAAGTAA
- a CDS encoding sodium-translocating pyrophosphatase: MQSLFWIGFVGAVIALAFAKLQQSKVMSYSEGNEKMRKIAASIREGANAYLKHQYTTVAKVFVVVFIILLVIAFGSGGKMLSQFTPFAFLTGGIWSMLAGFIGMKIATNSNARTAQAASESLNKGLRVAFSSGSVMGFTVVGLGMLDITLWFFILRYGFGVEDPIQLGNIMVMNGMGASFMALFARVGGGIYTKAADVGADLVGKVEAGIPEDDPRNPATIADNVGDNVGDVAGMGADLYESYVGSILATFALGAVGGYGWGGLLLPVALAVTGIICSIIGSFLVKTKENASQESLLKSLRTGTYTAAILAAILAAPLTYFILDGHMGVYVAILCGLIGGCAIGYFTEYYTSDTYKPTQELAAASETGSATIIIGGISLGLKSTMTSILIVAVAVLLSYFCAGGSTVIVDGSGAFTEAFNKGLYGIGIAGVGMLSTLGITLATDAYGPVADNAGGIAEMSGLPEEVRERTDALDSLGNTTAATGKGFAIGSASLTALALLVSYVNIVQENTTETLNFTLTSPTVLVGMFIGAMLTFVFSAFTMSAVQKAAQSIVVEVRRQFKEIAGIMEYKADPDYASCVALCTKGALHEMVAPALLAIIVPLATGLILGPTGVVGLLGGVSVTGFAMAVFMSNAGGAWDNAKKYIEGGHHGGKGSEQHKAAVVGDTVGDPFKDTSGPSLNILIKLCSTVSIVFSGLILAFNLMNVL; the protein is encoded by the coding sequence ATCCAAAGCCTGTTCTGGATCGGGTTCGTGGGCGCCGTCATCGCCCTCGCATTCGCCAAATTGCAGCAAAGCAAAGTCATGTCCTACTCTGAAGGCAACGAGAAAATGCGCAAGATCGCGGCGTCCATAAGAGAGGGCGCCAATGCATACCTCAAGCATCAATACACAACCGTTGCAAAGGTCTTTGTGGTGGTGTTCATCATTCTGCTGGTCATCGCCTTCGGCTCCGGCGGAAAGATGCTCTCCCAGTTCACTCCCTTCGCCTTCCTCACCGGCGGCATCTGGTCCATGCTGGCGGGCTTCATCGGCATGAAGATCGCCACCAACTCCAATGCCCGCACCGCGCAGGCCGCCTCCGAGAGCCTGAACAAGGGCCTGCGGGTGGCTTTCTCCTCCGGCTCCGTCATGGGCTTCACCGTGGTGGGCCTGGGCATGCTGGACATCACCCTCTGGTTCTTCATCCTGCGCTACGGCTTCGGCGTGGAGGATCCCATCCAGCTGGGCAACATCATGGTCATGAACGGCATGGGCGCCTCCTTCATGGCGCTGTTCGCCCGTGTGGGCGGCGGCATCTACACCAAGGCCGCCGACGTGGGCGCCGACCTTGTGGGCAAGGTCGAGGCCGGCATCCCCGAGGACGATCCCCGCAACCCCGCCACCATCGCCGACAACGTGGGCGACAACGTGGGCGACGTGGCCGGCATGGGCGCCGACCTGTACGAGTCCTATGTGGGCTCCATTCTGGCCACCTTCGCGCTGGGCGCTGTGGGCGGCTACGGCTGGGGCGGCCTGCTGCTGCCGGTGGCCCTGGCTGTGACCGGCATCATCTGCTCCATCATCGGCTCCTTCCTGGTCAAGACCAAGGAGAACGCCTCCCAGGAGTCCCTGCTTAAGAGCCTGCGCACCGGTACGTACACCGCCGCCATCCTGGCAGCCATCCTGGCGGCGCCTCTGACCTATTTCATCCTGGACGGCCATATGGGCGTGTATGTGGCCATCCTCTGCGGCCTGATCGGCGGCTGCGCCATCGGCTACTTCACCGAGTACTACACCTCCGACACCTACAAGCCCACCCAGGAGCTGGCGGCCGCCTCTGAGACCGGCTCCGCCACTATCATCATTGGCGGTATCTCCCTGGGCCTCAAGTCCACCATGACCTCCATCCTGATCGTGGCTGTGGCCGTGCTGCTGAGCTACTTCTGCGCCGGCGGCTCCACCGTCATCGTGGACGGTTCCGGCGCCTTCACCGAGGCCTTCAACAAGGGCCTGTACGGCATCGGCATCGCCGGCGTGGGCATGCTGTCCACCCTGGGCATCACCCTGGCCACCGACGCCTACGGCCCCGTGGCCGACAACGCCGGCGGCATCGCCGAGATGAGCGGCCTGCCGGAAGAGGTCCGCGAGCGCACCGACGCTCTGGACTCCCTGGGCAACACCACCGCCGCCACCGGCAAGGGCTTCGCCATCGGCTCCGCCTCCCTGACTGCTCTGGCCCTGCTGGTCTCCTACGTCAACATCGTCCAGGAGAACACCACCGAGACGCTGAACTTCACCCTGACCAGCCCCACCGTTCTGGTCGGTATGTTCATCGGCGCCATGCTGACCTTCGTCTTCTCCGCCTTCACCATGAGCGCGGTGCAGAAGGCGGCCCAGTCCATCGTGGTGGAGGTCCGCCGTCAGTTCAAGGAGATCGCCGGCATTATGGAGTACAAGGCCGATCCCGACTACGCCTCCTGCGTGGCCCTGTGCACCAAGGGCGCCCTGCATGAGATGGTCGCCCCCGCTCTGCTGGCCATCATCGTGCCTCTGGCCACCGGTTTGATCCTTGGCCCCACCGGCGTGGTGGGTCTGCTGGGCGGCGTGTCCGTCACCGGCTTCGCCATGGCTGTGTTCATGTCCAACGCCGGCGGCGCCTGGGACAACGCCAAGAAATACATCGAGGGCGGCCACCACGGCGGCAAGGGCTCCGAGCAGCACAAGGCCGCTGTCGTGGGCGACACCGTGGGCGATCCCTTCAAGGATACCTCCGGCCCGTCCCTGAACATCCTCATCAAGCTGTGCTCTACCGTGTCCATCGTGTTCTCCGGATTGATCCTGGCCTTCAACCTGATGAACGTGCTGTAA
- a CDS encoding MarR family transcriptional regulator, protein MSTDALRHQLIASLRSIYDLEAFGALADLLQGESLALTFLLEHRGQEVFPSDLSRELHLSRSRITGALTSLARKGLVSTHHSQADRRRVQVSITDQGAEQIAGKLERMEAYFDKMLDGLGEDDARTLIALIHRCVEVMGQ, encoded by the coding sequence ATGTCCACCGACGCCCTGCGCCATCAGCTGATTGCGTCTTTGCGGAGCATTTATGATCTGGAGGCCTTCGGCGCCCTGGCCGATCTGCTCCAGGGGGAGTCCCTGGCCCTGACCTTTTTGCTGGAGCACCGGGGACAGGAGGTGTTTCCTTCTGACCTGAGCCGGGAGCTGCACCTGTCCCGGTCCCGGATCACCGGAGCCCTGACCTCCCTGGCCCGGAAGGGGCTGGTGTCCACCCATCACTCCCAGGCGGATCGCCGCCGGGTCCAGGTGTCCATCACCGACCAGGGAGCGGAGCAGATTGCCGGCAAGCTGGAGCGGATGGAGGCCTATTTCGATAAGATGCTGGACGGACTGGGCGAGGATGACGCCAGGACCCTCATTGCCCTGATCCACCGGTGTGTGGAGGTGATGGGACAATGA
- a CDS encoding ABC transporter ATP-binding protein, whose product MTDAFVSFENVSKVYRTGEVEIRAADSVTFSVRKGEFVIIVGPSGAGKTTVLNMLGGMDACSGGTITVDGAVISGYNARQLTGYRRHDIGFVFQFYNLVQNLTALENVELAAQICRDPLDAATVLDEVGLSDRKDNFPAQLSGGEQQRVAIARALAKNPKLLLCDEPTGALDYQTGKAILKLLQDTCREKGVTVIVITHNSALTPMADRVIRIRNGTVAEEILQDHPTPVEQIEW is encoded by the coding sequence ATGACCGACGCCTTCGTCTCTTTTGAAAATGTGTCTAAGGTCTACCGCACCGGCGAGGTGGAGATCCGGGCGGCGGACAGTGTGACCTTTTCCGTCCGCAAGGGGGAGTTTGTCATCATCGTGGGGCCCTCCGGCGCCGGCAAGACCACGGTGCTGAACATGCTGGGGGGCATGGACGCCTGCTCCGGCGGCACCATCACTGTGGACGGAGCGGTCATCAGCGGCTATAACGCCAGGCAGCTCACCGGCTACCGCCGCCATGACATCGGCTTCGTGTTCCAGTTCTACAACCTGGTCCAGAACCTGACGGCTCTGGAGAACGTGGAGCTGGCGGCTCAGATCTGCCGGGACCCCCTGGACGCCGCCACGGTGCTGGACGAGGTGGGCCTTTCCGACCGGAAGGACAACTTCCCCGCCCAGCTCTCCGGCGGCGAGCAGCAGCGGGTGGCCATCGCCCGGGCCCTGGCGAAAAACCCCAAGCTCCTTTTGTGTGACGAGCCCACCGGCGCCCTGGACTATCAGACCGGCAAGGCCATTTTGAAGCTGCTCCAGGACACCTGCCGTGAAAAGGGCGTGACGGTCATCGTCATCACTCACAACAGCGCCCTGACCCCCATGGCGGACCGGGTGATCCGCATCCGCAACGGTACCGTGGCCGAGGAGATCCTCCAGGACCATCCCACGCCGGTGGAGCAGATCGAGTGGTGA
- a CDS encoding ABC transporter permease — translation MKAIQKDFWREIRYTRSRFLSILILVALAVAFLSGLRCTAPDMKNTCDSYLDQQNFMDIQVLSTLGLTEEDLEVLLDQPGVSGGEIGWTVDAYAQTPDLDIVAKVHSLPQELNTITLTDGRMPRAADECVAEEHLLELLNLEIGDQLTLSTSGDYADALAVDTVTVVGVVISPLYISVERGTSTLGTGQVAAYLYLPRAAFAMDYYTALYLTVEGAAETTAFSEEYDDLVDGVVDALEPLGEERAKLRRESLVDEATEKLDDAQAELDDAKAEAEQELADAEAELSDARAELDDGWAEYYDGLDTFRREIADAEQELSDGEQELADALTELADGEAEYADGYQAYLDGLAEYEDGLAEYEENKKKVDDGWDEYNDGLAEYRAGERQLDDAYGKLQSGEAQYASGKQKLDGFVTSFVLPGSGYASADALSQALLAESSGTGSAHQAVEAALARISALKTLAENLETLEASQAQLTGAIGQLDAQIEALKQQIADLEAQEGAGGSGEEGGSGQEGGSGEEGGSDQEGETAQMLSMALLHASAELDALRAQLAQLQDQRDGLQDQLDKVNTNLAAIDAAIAAQMGPDATRDDVKAAYAQIAAAGDQIPASAEAVRSSYALLASSRAQLDSGWWDYRAGLAELNDAWKQLQEAKAELDDAEDQLADGKKELDNAKAELDDAQAELADGRQELDDGWAEYYDGLQELEDGKVTLEAERADGQRELDDALAELRDGEAEYADGYQEYLDGKAEAEEKIADAENELADARRKIADIGSSEWYILSRDSNPGYLGFGQDADRMGNLASVFPVLFFLVAALVCLTTMTRMVDDQRVQIGCLKALGYTRWTISRKYLGYGLLPALIGGALGLAIGFTLFPKMIFTAYQIMYDVPDIELTFYPGISAAAVGAAAACTTVSTLAACLASLADTPASLMRPRAPKAGKRVLLEYIRPLWRRMSFNHKVTARNLLRYQKRFWMTVIGIGGCTSLIIAGFGIRASLLSTMSRQYEEIYHYTAQVAVADNLLDTEREAIEGYLSGSGDVVAALPCYLTSVTAETDTYSTTAYLEAADPGRIGDFVTLRTMDGEPLTVPEDGAVIDQKLSELLDVGPGDSITVDGDTRAEVTVAAVTEHYLGHFIYLSPAYYEEVFGEDYRETAYLLTLTGSDQALCDAVFSDLMSLQGVQSATRMETTRDTYLSSMERIDFVVVIVILSAAALAMVVLYNLSNINITERKRELATIRVLGFYDREVSAYVNRENVVLTAVGIVLGCVLGHFLHVWLVKSVEIDLMMFGRDTDPTAYVWAALLTALFSAAVSLLAHRKMKGIDMVESLKSAE, via the coding sequence GTGAAAGCCATCCAAAAAGACTTCTGGCGGGAGATCCGGTATACCCGCAGCCGTTTTCTGTCCATTTTGATCCTGGTAGCCCTGGCGGTGGCCTTCCTCTCCGGTCTGCGGTGCACCGCGCCGGACATGAAGAACACCTGCGACAGCTATCTGGACCAGCAGAACTTCATGGACATCCAGGTCCTGTCCACCCTGGGGCTGACGGAGGAGGACCTGGAGGTCCTGTTGGACCAGCCCGGCGTGTCCGGCGGCGAGATCGGCTGGACCGTGGACGCCTACGCCCAGACCCCGGACCTGGACATCGTGGCCAAGGTCCACTCCCTGCCCCAGGAGCTGAACACGATCACCCTCACCGACGGTCGGATGCCCCGGGCGGCGGACGAGTGTGTGGCGGAGGAGCACCTGCTGGAGCTGCTGAATCTGGAGATCGGGGATCAGTTGACCCTGTCTACCTCCGGGGACTACGCCGACGCCCTGGCCGTGGACACCGTCACCGTGGTGGGCGTGGTCATCAGCCCCCTGTACATCAGCGTGGAGCGGGGCACCTCCACCCTGGGCACCGGCCAGGTGGCAGCGTATCTGTACCTGCCCCGGGCCGCCTTCGCCATGGATTACTACACCGCTCTGTACCTGACCGTGGAGGGCGCGGCGGAGACCACCGCCTTTTCAGAGGAATATGACGATCTGGTGGACGGCGTGGTGGACGCGCTGGAGCCTCTAGGCGAGGAGCGGGCGAAGCTGCGCCGGGAGAGCCTGGTGGACGAGGCCACGGAGAAGCTGGACGACGCCCAGGCGGAACTGGACGACGCCAAGGCCGAGGCGGAGCAGGAGCTCGCCGACGCGGAGGCGGAGCTCTCCGACGCCCGGGCCGAGCTGGACGACGGCTGGGCGGAATACTACGACGGACTGGATACCTTCCGCCGGGAGATCGCCGACGCGGAGCAGGAGCTCTCCGACGGCGAGCAGGAACTCGCCGACGCCCTGACGGAGCTGGCCGACGGCGAGGCCGAGTACGCCGACGGCTACCAGGCGTACCTGGACGGCCTGGCGGAGTATGAGGACGGCCTGGCGGAGTATGAGGAAAACAAGAAAAAGGTGGACGACGGCTGGGACGAGTACAACGACGGCCTGGCGGAGTACCGCGCCGGCGAGCGGCAGCTGGATGACGCCTACGGAAAGCTTCAGTCCGGCGAGGCCCAGTATGCCAGCGGCAAGCAGAAGCTGGACGGCTTCGTGACCAGCTTCGTGCTGCCGGGCAGCGGCTACGCCTCCGCCGACGCCCTGTCCCAGGCCCTGCTGGCGGAGAGCAGCGGCACCGGCAGCGCCCATCAGGCGGTGGAGGCCGCCCTGGCGCGGATCAGCGCCCTCAAGACTCTGGCGGAAAACCTGGAGACCCTGGAGGCCTCCCAGGCCCAGCTGACCGGCGCCATCGGTCAGCTGGACGCGCAGATTGAGGCCCTGAAGCAGCAGATCGCCGACCTGGAGGCCCAGGAGGGCGCCGGCGGCTCCGGCGAAGAGGGCGGCTCCGGCCAGGAGGGCGGCTCCGGTGAAGAGGGCGGCTCCGACCAGGAGGGCGAGACGGCTCAGATGCTGTCCATGGCGCTTCTTCACGCCTCCGCCGAGCTGGACGCCCTGCGGGCCCAGCTGGCTCAGCTCCAGGACCAGCGGGACGGCCTCCAGGACCAGCTGGACAAGGTGAACACCAATCTGGCCGCCATCGACGCCGCCATCGCGGCGCAGATGGGCCCTGATGCCACCCGGGACGATGTGAAGGCCGCCTACGCCCAGATCGCCGCCGCGGGGGACCAAATCCCCGCCAGCGCCGAGGCGGTGCGGTCCTCTTATGCCCTGCTGGCCTCCAGCCGGGCCCAGCTGGACAGCGGCTGGTGGGACTACCGGGCGGGCTTGGCGGAGCTGAACGACGCCTGGAAGCAGCTTCAGGAGGCCAAGGCGGAGCTGGACGACGCAGAGGACCAGCTGGCCGACGGAAAGAAGGAGCTGGACAACGCCAAAGCCGAGCTGGACGACGCCCAGGCAGAGCTTGCCGACGGCCGGCAGGAGCTGGACGACGGCTGGGCGGAATACTACGACGGCCTCCAGGAGCTGGAGGATGGAAAGGTGACCCTGGAGGCCGAGCGCGCCGACGGCCAGCGGGAGCTGGACGACGCTCTGGCGGAGCTGCGGGACGGCGAGGCCGAATACGCCGACGGCTACCAGGAGTACCTGGACGGCAAGGCGGAGGCGGAGGAGAAGATCGCCGACGCGGAAAACGAGCTGGCCGACGCCCGGCGGAAGATCGCGGACATCGGCTCCAGCGAGTGGTACATCCTCAGCCGGGACTCCAACCCCGGGTATCTTGGCTTCGGCCAGGACGCGGACCGAATGGGCAATCTGGCCTCTGTGTTCCCGGTGCTGTTCTTCCTGGTGGCGGCGCTGGTGTGCCTGACCACCATGACCCGCATGGTGGACGACCAGCGGGTCCAGATCGGCTGTCTCAAGGCCCTGGGCTACACCCGCTGGACCATCTCCCGCAAGTACCTGGGCTACGGGCTGCTGCCGGCCCTGATCGGCGGCGCGCTGGGCCTAGCCATCGGCTTCACCCTGTTCCCCAAGATGATCTTCACTGCCTATCAGATCATGTACGACGTACCGGACATTGAGCTGACGTTTTACCCCGGCATCAGCGCCGCGGCGGTGGGCGCGGCGGCAGCCTGCACCACCGTCTCCACTCTGGCGGCGTGCCTGGCCTCCCTGGCGGACACCCCGGCGAGCCTCATGCGGCCCCGGGCCCCCAAGGCCGGCAAGCGGGTGCTGCTGGAGTACATCCGCCCCCTGTGGCGGCGGATGAGCTTCAACCACAAGGTCACGGCCCGGAACCTGCTGCGCTATCAGAAGCGGTTCTGGATGACGGTCATCGGCATCGGCGGGTGCACCTCCCTCATCATCGCGGGCTTCGGCATCCGCGCCTCCCTGCTGAGCACCATGAGCCGCCAGTACGAGGAGATCTACCACTACACCGCCCAGGTGGCGGTGGCGGACAACCTGCTGGACACGGAGCGGGAGGCCATCGAAGGCTATCTCTCCGGCAGCGGCGACGTGGTGGCCGCCCTGCCCTGCTACCTGACCAGCGTCACGGCGGAGACGGACACCTACTCCACCACCGCCTATCTGGAGGCGGCGGACCCCGGCCGGATCGGGGACTTTGTGACGCTGCGTACCATGGACGGCGAGCCTTTGACCGTGCCGGAGGACGGCGCCGTCATCGACCAGAAGCTCTCGGAGCTGCTGGACGTGGGCCCCGGGGACTCCATCACCGTGGACGGCGACACCCGGGCGGAGGTCACCGTGGCGGCGGTGACGGAGCACTACCTGGGCCACTTCATCTACCTCTCCCCCGCCTATTACGAGGAGGTGTTCGGCGAGGACTACCGGGAGACCGCCTATCTGCTGACCCTGACCGGCAGCGACCAGGCGCTGTGCGACGCGGTGTTCTCGGACCTGATGAGCCTCCAGGGGGTCCAGTCCGCCACCCGCATGGAGACCACCCGGGACACCTACCTCAGTTCCATGGAGCGGATCGACTTCGTGGTGGTCATCGTGATCCTCTCCGCCGCGGCGTTGGCCATGGTGGTGCTCTATAACCTCAGCAACATCAATATCACCGAGCGCAAGCGGGAGCTGGCCACCATCCGGGTGCTGGGCTTCTACGACCGGGAGGTCTCCGCCTACGTCAACCGGGAGAACGTTGTGCTGACGGCGGTGGGTATCGTCCTGGGCTGCGTGCTGGGCCACTTCCTCCACGTATGGCTGGTGAAGTCCGTGGAGATCGACCTGATGATGTTCGGCCGGGACACAGACCCCACGGCCTATGTCTGGGCGGCGCTGCTGACGGCGCTGTTCTCGGCGGCGGTGAGCCTGCTGGCCCACCGGAAGATGAAGGGCATCGACATGGTGGAATCCCTGAAAAGTGCGGAATAA
- a CDS encoding metallophosphoesterase yields MEKHTKKHPLRRLAVLAALAAALVLFARWENTSLEVDRFAPAFSDLPAGFDGCRIVVLSDLHGAEFGEDNADLFETVAEQAPEYIFYLGDLEDKYRGPEPGYAETVAAGLSAIAPTYYVTGNHEWAIGDVPELKERLEAQGVTVLSNSFVTLERNGDTVVLAGIDDPNGYADQKPPETVAAEVYAACGDPFWMLLAHRNDHFEAQYSLLGADLVLSGHGHGGIIRLPFTDGLLSTDRTLFPSYTAGLYEANGSALFVTRGLGNSGPSFRLFNRPEVAVVTLHRA; encoded by the coding sequence ATGGAAAAGCATACCAAAAAACATCCCCTCCGGCGTCTGGCCGTCCTGGCGGCACTGGCGGCAGCCCTGGTGCTGTTCGCCCGGTGGGAGAACACCTCGCTGGAGGTGGACCGCTTCGCCCCGGCGTTTTCCGATCTGCCCGCGGGCTTTGACGGCTGCCGCATCGTGGTCCTCAGCGATCTCCACGGCGCCGAATTCGGCGAGGACAACGCCGACCTCTTCGAGACGGTGGCGGAGCAGGCGCCGGAATATATCTTCTACCTGGGGGACCTGGAGGACAAATACCGCGGCCCGGAGCCGGGCTACGCCGAGACGGTGGCCGCGGGCCTTTCCGCCATCGCCCCCACCTACTACGTCACCGGCAACCACGAGTGGGCCATCGGGGACGTGCCGGAGCTGAAGGAGCGGCTGGAGGCCCAGGGCGTCACCGTCCTCTCCAACAGCTTCGTGACGCTGGAGCGGAACGGGGACACGGTGGTCCTGGCCGGGATCGACGACCCCAACGGCTACGCTGACCAAAAGCCCCCGGAGACGGTGGCGGCGGAGGTGTACGCCGCCTGCGGCGATCCCTTCTGGATGCTGCTGGCCCACCGCAACGACCACTTTGAAGCGCAGTACAGCCTGCTGGGCGCGGACCTGGTCCTCTCCGGCCACGGCCACGGCGGTATCATCCGCCTGCCCTTCACCGACGGCCTGCTCTCCACAGACCGGACCCTCTTCCCCTCCTATACGGCGGGGCTCTACGAGGCAAACGGCTCCGCCTTGTTCGTCACCCGGGGCCTGGGCAACTCCGGTCCCTCCTTCCGTCTCTTCAACCGGCCGGAGGTGGCGGTGGTGACGCTGCACCGGGCTTAA